Proteins encoded in a region of the Neodiprion lecontei isolate iyNeoLeco1 chromosome 5, iyNeoLeco1.1, whole genome shotgun sequence genome:
- the LOC107226220 gene encoding divergent protein kinase domain 1C isoform X2: MNIKRLPGFIIHYKLVSVAAFLVLASIVYLLIHWGIMCTNLEAWRHVSKVCSLHSSGTAAGILCGPLCSEKRIHSLACETLHAGKEAVFSAHWETTRLVFKASRIQSNPDQSESLFWTDTAGIKHFPSEEEFGDMIRDLITNNLNLTITGEQLKRLSRLRRHHVETNPTRRNLEMENVWPLLQENEYILSILYEDRDVFPQLIGTCGTFFAVEYVKPIQTPTGVLALSDSKPEWAKRLKLAVMILDLLEEFDSNFVEPFHLCDVKINHFGLPPGGQRLKFLDLDAVFSKTALTRLLADGRSCEKHEDCDFFDCRSFCSSKQKCESPVVNNNLQIICEKIFLGWTLSGTIIIPGLLMSQHTTSTLAVMLRQCANPAGDVTNLPRAAVPDSLKSRLYNMLSEMEQQFSTPE; this comes from the exons ATGAACATCAAACGGTTACCTGGCTTCATAATCCACTACAAACTCGTTTCTGTAGCAGCATTTCTCGTCCTGGCATCCATCGTCTATTTGCTTATCCACTGGGGGATAATGTGCACGAATTTAGAGGCCTGGAGGCACGTATCCAAAGTC tgtTCCTTACACAGCTCTGGGACTGCGGCAGGAATATTGTGTGGTCCCCTATGTTCTGAGAAAAGAATTCACTCTCTGGCCTGCGAGACGCTGCACGCTGGAAAGGAAGCCGTTTTCTCCGCGCATTGGGAAACTACAAGGCTGGTCTTTAAGGCTTCCAG AATACAGTCGAATCCCGATCAATCGGAGTCCCTTTTCTGGACGGACACCGCTGGTATCAAGCATTTCCCTTCCGAGGAAGAGTTCGGGGACATGATTAGAGACCTGATAACAAACAATCTGAATCTGACGATCACCGGCGAGCAGCTGAAGCGTTTGAGCCGTTTGCGGCGACACCACGTCGAGACGAACCCGACACGACGCAATCTGGAGATGGAGAATGTCTGGCCGCTCCTTCAGGAGAACGAGTACATCCTATCGATCCTCTACGAGGACAGGGACGTATTTCCGCAACTGATCGGAACCTGCGGTACCTTTTTCGCAGTCGAATACGTCAAGCCCATCCAAACGCCGACCGGAGTTCTTGCCCTCTCGGACTCGAAACCAGAATGGGCAAAGAG GTTGAAGCTGGCCGTGATGATCCTCGACCTCCTCGAGGAATTCGACTCGAATTTCGTAGAGCCTTTTCACCTCTGCGACGTGAAGATCAATCACTTCGGACTGCCTCCCGGGGGTCAAAGATTGAAGTTCCTCGACTTGGACGCGGTATTTTCCAAAACGGCACTTACCCGCCTCTTGGCTGACGGACGATCCTGCGAGAAACACGAGGACTGTGACTTCTTTGATTGCAGATCGTTTTGCTCTTCGAAACAGAAGTGCGAGTCTCCGGTAGTGAACAACAACCTTCAG ATAATATGCGAGAAAATCTTTCTCGGCTGGACCTTGTCCGGGACGATAATAATCCCCGGCCTGTTAATGTCTCAACACACAACAAGCACTTTGGCGGTGATGTTGAGGCAATGTGCAAATCCAGCCGGTGATGTGACAAATTTACCGAGGGCTGCTGTACCGGATAGTTTGAAATCAAGATTGTACAACATGTTGAGCGAAATGGAGCAGCAGTTCAGCACTCCGGAGTGA
- the LOC107226220 gene encoding divergent protein kinase domain 1C isoform X1: MNIKRLPGFIIHYKLVSVAAFLVLASIVYLLIHWGIMCTNLEAWRHVSKVCSLHSSGTAAGILCGPLCSEKRIHSLACETLHAGKEAVFSAHWETTRLVFKASRIQSNPDQSESLFWTDTAGIKHFPSEEEFGDMIRDLITNNLNLTITGEQLKRLSRLRRHHVETNPTRRNLEMENVWPLLQENEYILSILYEDRDVFPQLIGTCGTFFAVEYVKPIQTPTGVLALSDSKPEWAKSRLLVHRETFSDRCCKIVTRCDFSRCRRLKLAVMILDLLEEFDSNFVEPFHLCDVKINHFGLPPGGQRLKFLDLDAVFSKTALTRLLADGRSCEKHEDCDFFDCRSFCSSKQKCESPVVNNNLQIICEKIFLGWTLSGTIIIPGLLMSQHTTSTLAVMLRQCANPAGDVTNLPRAAVPDSLKSRLYNMLSEMEQQFSTPE; this comes from the exons ATGAACATCAAACGGTTACCTGGCTTCATAATCCACTACAAACTCGTTTCTGTAGCAGCATTTCTCGTCCTGGCATCCATCGTCTATTTGCTTATCCACTGGGGGATAATGTGCACGAATTTAGAGGCCTGGAGGCACGTATCCAAAGTC tgtTCCTTACACAGCTCTGGGACTGCGGCAGGAATATTGTGTGGTCCCCTATGTTCTGAGAAAAGAATTCACTCTCTGGCCTGCGAGACGCTGCACGCTGGAAAGGAAGCCGTTTTCTCCGCGCATTGGGAAACTACAAGGCTGGTCTTTAAGGCTTCCAG AATACAGTCGAATCCCGATCAATCGGAGTCCCTTTTCTGGACGGACACCGCTGGTATCAAGCATTTCCCTTCCGAGGAAGAGTTCGGGGACATGATTAGAGACCTGATAACAAACAATCTGAATCTGACGATCACCGGCGAGCAGCTGAAGCGTTTGAGCCGTTTGCGGCGACACCACGTCGAGACGAACCCGACACGACGCAATCTGGAGATGGAGAATGTCTGGCCGCTCCTTCAGGAGAACGAGTACATCCTATCGATCCTCTACGAGGACAGGGACGTATTTCCGCAACTGATCGGAACCTGCGGTACCTTTTTCGCAGTCGAATACGTCAAGCCCATCCAAACGCCGACCGGAGTTCTTGCCCTCTCGGACTCGAAACCAGAATGGGCAAAGAG TCGTCTACTGGTACACCGTGAAACCTTCTCAGATAGATGCTGCAAAATCGTAACTCGTTGCGACTTCTCCCGTTGTCGAAGGTTGAAGCTGGCCGTGATGATCCTCGACCTCCTCGAGGAATTCGACTCGAATTTCGTAGAGCCTTTTCACCTCTGCGACGTGAAGATCAATCACTTCGGACTGCCTCCCGGGGGTCAAAGATTGAAGTTCCTCGACTTGGACGCGGTATTTTCCAAAACGGCACTTACCCGCCTCTTGGCTGACGGACGATCCTGCGAGAAACACGAGGACTGTGACTTCTTTGATTGCAGATCGTTTTGCTCTTCGAAACAGAAGTGCGAGTCTCCGGTAGTGAACAACAACCTTCAG ATAATATGCGAGAAAATCTTTCTCGGCTGGACCTTGTCCGGGACGATAATAATCCCCGGCCTGTTAATGTCTCAACACACAACAAGCACTTTGGCGGTGATGTTGAGGCAATGTGCAAATCCAGCCGGTGATGTGACAAATTTACCGAGGGCTGCTGTACCGGATAGTTTGAAATCAAGATTGTACAACATGTTGAGCGAAATGGAGCAGCAGTTCAGCACTCCGGAGTGA
- the LOC107226219 gene encoding DNA replication factor Cdt1 produces MSQQYVDAYFNTRKRTAAEDVRSRTKVLILDDDQAVNVASNLNDRNVDETKNLDSLASPAIQGDDTNPKMSPKIIFANVDSKQIEGCEIRSSVVRPNRVVRNIQFDAVKAGSPKSPKSSSRSRSGARMKKTATQEGQPDIRDTFLKLSKDEGEAKQKSNVIFEKKGLLSPTKKRPSTPQKVPQHCAIQKVTNTKAYETAEEQPAAGSVTPKKLSTMDALAQKDLSLGEIKNRINRSSRLAELKASIAKINKCAAKLGEIQAKKPQIRKFENIEVEVPVSPQKAMMSPKKNVLTPTKNVELPKNASPQKRLLFAPKESSGSPSKSPTKQAAYQKYQSLVESGTPTLLLPYNYRLLAEAFRCVDTVVSLLFNRKEVITFKKLKPAVQELLRRNFTMDHLAQIKTVYPNAFVFNQEKLHNFGSSSKQDKYELVITPMVEPKIGRNTPDADNVLKSASEMSMCPTVLLQRRRIFYNTLLDLVKDCHEKYLLSLKPPMVIPKEKLTRWHPEFDVESCATIEKAELPQPPNIEKFTTAKDVLQKAKDMFNCNTRMEKALQRLAEAKMTSRSGSPSSTLTVDVSTQINDQEMRKVNISIVDTPPATPTHNSYLSTAFKGIPKALLEKVRAKQAAKALESMTRTSDSDKEATQYSRLPELSRILRNIFVAEKKGVLPMEFVIKKLDNSYRAKLTPNELEDLIKLMCKLLPVWASIQKVQKTNYLKLTRDIDVNKVVRRFEIMANNKVNAS; encoded by the exons ATGTCGCAACAGTACGTTGACGCTTATTTCAACACCCGAAAACGGACAGCTGCCGAAGACGTTAGGAGCAGGACCAAAGTCCTCATCCTGGACGATGATCAAGCTGTGAACGTGGCAAGCAATCTGAACGATCGTAATGTCGATGAGACAAAAAACCTCGACTCATTAGCCTCTCCGGCCATTCAGGGGGACGATACTAACCCCAAAATGAGTCCGAAGATCATCTTCGCGAACGTGGACTCCAAGCAGATCGAAGGCTGCGAGATCCGCAGTAGCGTTGTTCGTCCCAATCGCGTCGTACGAAACATTCAGTTTGATGCGGTGAAGGCTGGGAGCCCTAAGAGCCCGAAATCCAGTTCACGCAGCCGCAGCGGTGCTCGTATGAAAAAAACCGCAACCCAGGAAGGCCAGCCGGACATCCGCGACACCTTTTTGAAACTGAGCAAAGACGAAGGTGAAGCCAAACAAAAGAGCAACGTTATTTTCGAGAAGAAGGGCCTTCTAAGTCCGACCAAAAAGCGACCGTCGACGCCTCAGAAAGTTCCTCAGCACTGCGCTATACAGAAGGTCACCAACACCAAGGCCTACGAGACAGCCGAAGAACAACCAGCTGCTGGTTCTGTGACGCctaaaaaattatccacaaTGGACGCCTTAGCCCAGAAGGATCTCAGCCttggagaaataaaaaaccgaATTAACCGGTCGTCCAGACTTGCAGAGCTCAAAGCTTCAATTGCTAAGATCAACAAGTGTGCTGCGAAGCTTGGCGAGATTCAGGCTAAAAAACCTCAAATCcggaagtttgaaaatattgaagtgGAGGTTCCTGTTAG TCCGCAGAAAGCGATGATGTCTCCAAAGAAGAACGTCTTAACCCCAACAAAGAACGTTGAGCTGCCAAAGAATGCTAGCCCTCAAAAGCGGCTACTGTTTGCTCCAAAAGAGAGTTCAGGCAGTCCTAGTAAAAGTCCCACTAAGCAAGCTGCCTATCAAAAATATCAATCCTTGGTTGAATCTGGAACACCGACTTTGTTGCTACCTTACAATTATCGCCTTTTGGCCGAAGCCTTTAGATGTGTTGATACT GTTGTTTCATTGCTGTTCAATCGAAAAGAAGTTATAACATTCAAGAAGCTGAAACCAGCAGTACAGGAATTACTGAGGCGCAATTTTACAATGGATCATTTGGCACAGATTAAAACAGTGTATCCAAATGCCTTTGTGTTTAATCAGGAGAAGTTACATAACTTTGGTTCTTCCTCCAAGCAGGATAAGTACGAACTTGTTATAACGCCTATGGTTGAGCCAAAGATTGGGAGAAACACACCAGATGCTGACAATGTTCTCAAGTCTGCCTCGGAAATGAGCATGTGTCCAACGGTCTTATTGCAACGTCGAAGAATCTTCTACAATACGCTTTTAG ATCTGGTCAAGGATTGTCATGAGAAATATCTTCTATCATTGAAGCCTCCAATGGTTATTCCGAAGGAGAAGTTGACCAGATGGCATCCGGAATTTGATGTGGAAAGTTGCGCTACTATCGAAAAAGCTGAACTGCCGCAACCTCCtaacattgaaaaatttacaactgCGAAAGACGTACTTC AGAAAGCCAAGGACATGTTCAACTGCAACACGCGTATGGAAAAGGCTTTGCAGAGGTTGGCAGAAGCTAAAATGACATCAAGATCCGGTTCACCCAGCTCAACCTTGACTGTCGATGTATCAACTCAGATTAATGatcaagaaatgagaaaagttAACATTTCTATTGTTGATACACCACCTGCTACTCCTACACATAACAGTTACCTTAGCACAGCTTTCAAGGGTATTCCAAAAGCGCTTCTTGAAAAG GTTCGCGCGAAGCAGGCAGCGAAGGCATTGGAATCAATGACGAGAACGTCGGACTCAGACAAAGAGGCAACTCAGTATTCGCGGTTGCCAGAGCTGTCCAGAATTctgcgaaatatttttgtcgCGGAAAAGAAGGGTGTCTTACCTATGGAATTCGTTATTAAAAAGCTCGATAATTCTTACCGGGCAAAATTGACCCCCAATGAGCTGGAGGATCTTATCAAACTGATGTGCAAGTTGCTTCCTGTTTGGGCGAGTATTCAGAAGGTGCAAAAAACTAATTACTTGAAATTGACCAGAGATATCGACGTCAACAAAGTTGTTAgaagatttgaaataatgGCCAATAATAAAGTGAACGCTTCTTAA